A portion of the Streptomyces coeruleoprunus genome contains these proteins:
- a CDS encoding LysR family transcriptional regulator: MSLSHRVPDLAALELLLAVARHGSLGRAAREVGITQPAASSRIRSMERQLGVALVDRSPRGSRLTDAGALVTDWARRVVEAAEAFDVGAQALRDRRDSRLRVAASMTIAEYLLPGWLIALRADRPDTAVSLQAGNSAAVAAHLLAGDADLGYVEGLAVPDGLNGAIVAHDRLVVVAAPSHRWARRRTPVTPAELAATPLVLREYGSGTRQVLDSALAGHGGLAAPLLELASTTAVKAAAVSGAGPAVLSELAVTEELSSRRLAEVPVEGIELHRALRAVWPRGHRPTGPARDLLSLSRAKRA; encoded by the coding sequence ATGAGCCTCTCTCATCGTGTGCCCGACCTGGCGGCCCTGGAGCTGCTGCTGGCCGTGGCACGGCACGGCAGTCTCGGCCGGGCCGCGCGCGAGGTGGGCATCACGCAGCCCGCCGCCAGCAGCCGGATCCGCTCCATGGAGCGGCAGCTCGGTGTCGCCCTCGTCGACCGCTCCCCGCGCGGCTCCCGGCTCACCGACGCCGGGGCGCTGGTCACGGACTGGGCGCGGCGCGTGGTGGAGGCTGCGGAGGCGTTCGACGTGGGCGCCCAGGCGCTGCGGGACCGGCGGGACTCGCGGCTGCGGGTCGCCGCGTCGATGACCATCGCCGAGTACCTGCTGCCCGGCTGGCTCATCGCCCTGCGGGCCGACCGCCCGGACACCGCGGTCTCGCTCCAGGCGGGCAACTCGGCGGCGGTGGCCGCACACCTGCTCGCGGGCGACGCCGACCTCGGGTACGTGGAGGGCCTCGCGGTGCCCGACGGGCTGAACGGCGCCATCGTCGCCCACGACCGGCTCGTCGTGGTGGCCGCACCCTCGCACCGCTGGGCGCGCCGCCGCACGCCCGTCACGCCCGCCGAGCTGGCGGCTACACCCCTGGTGCTGCGCGAGTACGGGTCGGGCACCCGTCAGGTGCTGGACTCGGCGCTCGCCGGGCACGGTGGCCTCGCGGCGCCGTTGCTGGAGCTGGCCTCCACCACGGCCGTCAAGGCCGCGGCGGTCAGCGGGGCCGGCCCGGCCGTGCTCAGCGAACTGGCCGTCACCGAGGAACTGTCGTCCCGCCGCTTGGCCGAGGTCCCGGTGGAGGGCATCGAGCTGCACCGCGCCCTCCGCGCGGTCTGGCCCCGCGGCCACCGCCCCACGGGCCCGGCACGCGACCTCCTGTCCCTGTCGCGCGCGAAGCGCGCTTGA
- a CDS encoding TetR/AcrR family transcriptional regulator — protein MSERGASAGESGRRRPARERLLDAAARRFYADGVAATGIDTITADAGVAKMSLYNNFSSKAELVRAYLDARHEEWLGLYRARLEQAHGPRDGVLAVFDAYADHAAFAYERGFRGCGLLNAAAELPAGDEGRAVVRAHKEEVERLIGGHLEQLLPDRPDEAHALAEHLAFLLEGAMARAGLEGDGDRLQHARSLAAALLDRL, from the coding sequence ATGAGCGAGCGCGGCGCGAGTGCGGGCGAGAGCGGAAGGCGGCGGCCCGCCAGGGAGCGGTTGCTGGACGCGGCGGCGCGGCGGTTCTACGCCGACGGTGTGGCGGCGACCGGTATCGACACGATCACCGCTGACGCCGGCGTGGCGAAGATGAGCCTCTACAACAACTTCTCCTCCAAGGCCGAACTGGTCAGGGCGTACCTCGACGCCCGGCACGAGGAGTGGCTCGGCCTGTACCGGGCACGGCTGGAGCAGGCCCACGGTCCGCGCGACGGTGTGCTGGCGGTGTTCGACGCCTACGCCGACCACGCCGCGTTCGCCTACGAGCGCGGCTTCCGCGGGTGCGGGCTGCTCAACGCCGCCGCCGAGCTGCCGGCCGGGGACGAGGGGCGGGCCGTGGTGCGCGCCCACAAGGAGGAGGTCGAGCGGCTCATCGGCGGCCACCTGGAGCAGCTGCTGCCCGACCGCCCCGACGAGGCGCACGCGCTGGCCGAGCACCTCGCCTTCCTCCTGGAGGGCGCCATGGCCCGCGCCGGACTCGAAGGCGACGGCGACCGCCTCCAGCACGCCCGTTCCCTCGCGGCGGCCCTGCTGGACCGGCTGTGA
- a CDS encoding DMT family transporter codes for MKRSAGTGALCVLAASVLWGTTGTAATFAPGVGPLAIGAVAMGLGGLLQALLAAPQIARHAHGLRAGRGTVLLGAASVAVYPLAFYSSMRLAGVAVGTVVSIGTAPLASALIERVVDGRRLTRRWTLAATLGLLGTALLCVAEAAHAADGTGRASVAATLLGVGLGLVAATTYALYSWAAHRLITREIPSRAAMGAVFGLGGLLLLPVLAVTGAPLVGSWSNAAVGIYMALVPMFAGYVLFGWGLAHVPASTATTLSLLEPAVAAVLAVLVVGERLPGVGWAGIALVIACLAVLTTPAPAARRRQRRRPGGPGPGEGGGGDPAYGDLVRPRATPQNR; via the coding sequence GTGAAGCGGTCCGCGGGGACGGGCGCCCTGTGCGTACTGGCCGCCTCCGTCCTGTGGGGCACCACGGGCACCGCCGCCACCTTCGCCCCGGGCGTGGGCCCGCTCGCCATCGGCGCCGTCGCCATGGGGCTGGGCGGGCTGCTCCAGGCGCTCCTCGCCGCCCCGCAGATCGCCCGCCACGCGCACGGGCTGCGGGCCGGGCGGGGCACGGTGCTGCTCGGGGCCGCCTCGGTGGCGGTCTATCCCCTCGCGTTCTACAGCTCCATGCGCCTGGCCGGAGTCGCCGTGGGGACCGTGGTGTCGATCGGCACCGCCCCGCTCGCCTCCGCCCTGATCGAACGTGTCGTGGACGGCCGGCGGCTCACGCGCCGCTGGACACTCGCGGCCACCCTCGGCCTGCTCGGCACCGCCCTGCTGTGCGTCGCCGAAGCCGCCCACGCCGCCGACGGCACGGGACGGGCGTCCGTGGCCGCCACGCTCCTCGGCGTGGGCCTCGGCCTCGTCGCCGCCACGACCTACGCCCTGTACTCCTGGGCCGCCCACCGGCTCATCACCCGTGAGATCCCCTCCCGTGCGGCGATGGGCGCCGTCTTCGGGCTCGGCGGACTGCTCCTCCTGCCCGTCCTGGCGGTCACCGGCGCCCCGCTCGTCGGCTCCTGGTCCAACGCGGCCGTCGGCATCTACATGGCGCTGGTCCCCATGTTCGCCGGCTACGTCCTCTTCGGCTGGGGGCTCGCGCACGTACCCGCCAGCACCGCCACCACGCTGTCCCTGCTCGAACCGGCCGTCGCCGCCGTACTCGCCGTCCTCGTCGTCGGCGAACGCCTCCCCGGCGTCGGATGGGCCGGCATCGCCCTCGTCATCGCCTGCCTCGCCGTCCTCACCACTCCGGCACCGGCCGCCCGCCGCCGGCAGCGGCGGCGGCCTGGCGGGCCGGGCCCGGGAGAGGGCGGCGGCGGCGATCCCGCATACGGCGACCTGGTACGCCCCAGGGCCACGCCCCAGAACCGGTAG
- the eat gene encoding ethanolamine permease → MTLDETSGSSPSRTTTTPPGDDYLKRRALRQGSAGWLLLTGLGVGYVVSGDYSGWNIGLAKGGFGGLAIATVLMGVMYACLVLALAELSAILPAAGGGYGFARRALGTWGGFLTGTAILIEYVLAPAAISLFIGDYVESLELFGLTSGWPVYLACFAVFIGIHLWGVGEALRFSLIVTAVAVAALLIFAVGAFTEFRAAGLNDIPVDPGAFGANSWLPYGLLGIWAAFPFGMWFFLGVEGVPLAAEEAKDPVRSMPRAMALSMGVLVVLAAVTFLAATGARGSAAVQDAGNPLVVALQGDGAPTALSRFVNYAGLAGLVASFFSLIYAGSRQLFALSRAGYLPRFLSLTSRRRSPYLGLLIPGAIGFGLAAGTGDGARMLNIAVFGATISYALMALSHIVLRRREPGLERPYRTPGGVLTSSVAFVLALSALVATFLVDKDAAFVALGVYAVAIVYFGLYSRHRLVASAPEEEFAALAAAEAELDRG, encoded by the coding sequence ATGACGCTGGATGAGACCTCGGGATCCTCCCCGAGCCGTACGACGACGACACCACCCGGCGACGACTACCTCAAGCGCCGTGCCCTGCGGCAGGGCAGCGCCGGCTGGCTGCTGCTCACCGGGCTCGGCGTCGGCTACGTCGTGTCCGGCGACTACTCCGGCTGGAACATCGGCCTGGCGAAGGGCGGCTTCGGCGGGCTGGCCATCGCGACCGTCCTCATGGGCGTCATGTACGCCTGCCTGGTCCTCGCCCTGGCCGAGCTGTCCGCGATCCTGCCCGCCGCGGGCGGCGGCTACGGCTTCGCGCGCCGGGCGCTGGGCACCTGGGGCGGGTTCCTCACCGGTACGGCGATCCTCATCGAGTACGTCCTCGCCCCCGCCGCCATCTCGCTCTTCATCGGCGACTACGTCGAGTCGCTGGAGCTGTTCGGCCTGACGTCCGGCTGGCCGGTCTACCTGGCCTGCTTCGCCGTCTTCATCGGGATCCACCTGTGGGGCGTGGGCGAGGCGCTGCGCTTCAGCCTGATCGTGACGGCCGTCGCGGTCGCCGCGCTGCTGATCTTCGCGGTCGGCGCGTTCACCGAGTTCCGGGCGGCGGGCCTGAACGACATCCCGGTCGACCCGGGCGCGTTCGGCGCGAACTCCTGGCTGCCGTACGGGCTGCTGGGCATCTGGGCGGCGTTCCCGTTCGGCATGTGGTTCTTCCTCGGTGTGGAGGGCGTGCCGCTCGCGGCGGAGGAGGCCAAGGACCCGGTGCGGTCCATGCCGCGGGCGATGGCCCTGTCGATGGGCGTGCTGGTGGTGCTGGCCGCGGTGACCTTCCTCGCGGCGACGGGCGCGCGGGGCTCGGCGGCGGTCCAGGACGCGGGCAATCCGCTGGTCGTGGCGCTCCAGGGCGACGGGGCGCCGACCGCGCTGAGCCGCTTCGTGAACTACGCGGGCCTGGCCGGTCTCGTGGCGTCGTTCTTCTCGCTGATCTACGCCGGGTCGCGGCAGCTGTTCGCGCTGTCCCGGGCCGGGTACCTGCCGCGGTTCCTGTCGCTGACCAGCCGCCGCAGGTCGCCGTACCTGGGGCTGCTCATCCCGGGCGCGATCGGGTTCGGCCTGGCGGCCGGGACGGGGGACGGCGCGCGGATGCTGAACATCGCGGTGTTCGGCGCCACGATCTCGTACGCGCTCATGGCGCTGTCCCACATCGTGCTGCGGCGCCGGGAGCCGGGGCTGGAGCGGCCGTACCGCACTCCGGGCGGGGTGCTGACCTCGTCCGTCGCGTTCGTGCTGGCGCTGTCGGCGCTGGTGGCCACCTTCCTGGTGGACAAGGATGCCGCTTTCGTGGCACTCGGGGTCTATGCCGTCGCGATCGTCTATTTCGGTCTCTACAGTCGGCACCGCCTCGTGGCGAGCGCGCCCGAGGAGGAGTTCGCGGCGCTGGCGGCGGCCGAGGCCGAACTGGACCGTGGGTGA
- a CDS encoding gamma-glutamyl-gamma-aminobutyrate hydrolase family protein — MSKPLIGVTTYLDRAAWSVWEMHAALLPAGYPRLVQEAGGIAAMLPPDEPSVAAAAVARLDALVVAGGADVEPVRYGAERDPRTGPPARERDAWELALLDAALAAGTPVLGICRGMQLLNVALGGTLVQHLDGHVEEIGRFGLHTVKPVPGTRYGALVPEAVDVPTYHHQAVDRLGRGLVPSAYAEDGTVEAVELPGDDAWVLGVQWHPEMGEDPRVMAGLVRAAAG; from the coding sequence GTGAGCAAGCCCCTCATCGGTGTGACGACGTATCTGGACCGGGCCGCGTGGAGCGTGTGGGAGATGCACGCCGCGCTGCTCCCCGCCGGCTATCCGCGGCTGGTCCAGGAAGCGGGCGGGATCGCCGCGATGCTCCCGCCGGACGAGCCGTCCGTGGCGGCCGCGGCCGTCGCCCGGCTCGACGCGCTGGTCGTCGCGGGCGGCGCCGATGTGGAGCCCGTACGGTACGGGGCGGAGCGCGACCCGAGGACGGGCCCGCCCGCCCGGGAGCGGGACGCATGGGAGCTGGCCCTGCTGGACGCGGCGCTGGCGGCGGGCACGCCGGTGCTGGGCATCTGCCGGGGCATGCAGCTGCTGAACGTGGCCCTCGGAGGGACGCTGGTCCAGCACCTGGACGGGCATGTGGAGGAGATCGGCCGGTTCGGGCTGCACACGGTCAAGCCGGTGCCGGGCACGCGGTACGGGGCTCTGGTGCCGGAGGCGGTGGACGTGCCGACCTACCACCACCAGGCGGTCGACCGGCTGGGCCGGGGCCTGGTGCCGAGCGCGTACGCCGAGGACGGCACGGTGGAGGCGGTGGAACTGCCGGGCGACGACGCCTGGGTGCTGGGGGTGCAGTGGCACCCGGAGATGGGCGAGGACCCACGGGTGATGGCGGGGCTGGTGCGGGCGGCGGCCGGGTGA
- a CDS encoding FadR/GntR family transcriptional regulator, with product MASQASDRLTPVLRPVRAGNGFEEALEQILQVVRLGLVPAGERLPAERELAERMGISRVTLREVLKVLQEQGLVESRRGRYGGTFVLRGGREPGEAELRRRIAAVDLEDTLRFREVLEAGAAELCAAQGLDAAGADRLREALRDTHDAPLDDYRRRDTLLHLTLAELSGCPTLTAQYAAVRATVNDLLDGIPLLVRNLEHAQHQHDALVEAVLEGDADAARAVAREHCAGTAALLRGFLA from the coding sequence ATGGCCAGTCAGGCATCCGATCGGCTGACTCCCGTGCTGCGGCCGGTACGGGCGGGCAACGGCTTCGAGGAGGCGCTGGAGCAGATCCTCCAGGTGGTCCGGCTGGGGCTGGTGCCCGCCGGGGAGCGGCTGCCCGCCGAGCGCGAGCTGGCCGAGCGGATGGGGATCAGCCGGGTCACGCTGCGCGAGGTACTGAAGGTGCTGCAGGAGCAGGGCCTGGTGGAGAGCCGGCGGGGCCGGTACGGCGGAACGTTCGTGCTGCGCGGCGGGCGTGAGCCGGGCGAGGCGGAGCTGCGGCGCCGGATAGCGGCCGTCGACCTGGAGGACACCCTGCGCTTCCGTGAGGTGCTGGAGGCCGGCGCGGCCGAGCTGTGCGCGGCCCAGGGGCTGGACGCGGCGGGCGCCGACCGGCTGCGGGAGGCGCTGCGGGACACGCACGACGCGCCGCTGGACGACTACCGGCGGCGGGACACGCTGCTGCACCTGACGCTCGCCGAGCTGTCCGGCTGCCCCACGCTCACCGCGCAGTACGCGGCGGTGCGGGCCACCGTGAACGACCTGCTGGACGGCATCCCGCTGCTCGTGCGGAACCTGGAGCACGCCCAGCACCAGCACGACGCGCTGGTCGAGGCGGTCCTGGAGGGCGACGCGGACGCGGCGCGGGCGGTGGCCCGGGAGCACTGCGCGGGGACGGCGGCGCTGCTGCGGGGCTTCCTGGCGTAG